One Halichoerus grypus chromosome 1, mHalGry1.hap1.1, whole genome shotgun sequence genomic region harbors:
- the SLC19A1 gene encoding reduced folate transporter isoform X2, with product MVPSSQAAEKQMPAEPGPDPELKSWRCLVLYLCFYGFMAQLRPGESFITPYLLGPDKNFTREQVTNEITPVLSYSYLAVLVPVFLLTDYLRYKPVLVLQGLSYVAVWLLLCLGRSVLHMQLMELFYSVTMAARIAYSSYIFSLVRPARYQRMAGYSRAATLLGVFTSSVLGQLLVSVGGVSFSTLNYISLGLLAFSLLLALFLKRPRRSLFFNRDAPVCRGAAPSELDRMNPDAKPGRALLGAWRDWTLVRMLRELGDNLRSPQLRLWSLWWVFNSAAYYLIVYYVHILWNVVHPTTDSTSVYNGGADAASTLLGAITSFSAGFVKIHWALWAKLVIAGVTAAQAMLVFLMYSTNNIWLCYVAFVLFRGAYQFLVPIATFQIASSLSKELCALVFGVNTFLATVLKTIITLIVSDKRGLGLPVHSQRVTAC from the exons ATGGTGCCCTCCAGCCAGGCGGCGGAGAAGCAGATGCCCGCGGAGCCGGGGCCGGACCCTGAGCTCAAGTCCTGGAGGTGCCTGGTGCTCTATCTGTGTTTCTACGGCTTCATGGCGCAGTTGCGGCCCGGGGAGAGCTTCATCACACCCTACCTCTTGGGCCCCGATAAGAACTTCACACGGGAACAG GTCACCAACGAGATCACGCCGGTGCTGTCCTACTCCTACCTGGCGGTGCTGGTGCCCGTGTTCCTGCTGACCGACTACCTGCGCTACAAGCCGGTGCTGGTGCTGCAGGGCCTGAGCTACGTGGCCGTGTGGCTCTTGCTGTGCCTGGGCCGCTCCGTGCTGCACATGCAGCTCATGGAGCTCTTCTACAGCGTCACCATGGCCGCCCGCATCGCCTACTCCTCCTACATCTTCTCGCTCGTGCGCCCCGCCCGCTACCAGCGCATGGCCGGCTACTCGCGCGCGGCCACGCTGCTCGGTGTCTTCACCAGCTCCGTGCTGGGCCAGCTGCTCGTCAGCGTGGGCGGGGTGTCCTTCTCCACGCTCAACTACATCTCGCTCGGCCTCCTCGCCTTCAGCCTGCTCCTCGCCCTCTTCCTGAAGCGCCCCAGACGCAGCCTCTTCTTCAACCGCGACGCCCCTGTGTGCCGCGGGGCCGCGCCCTCCGAGCTGGACCGCATGAACCCGGACGCCAAGCCGGGCCGGGCGCTGCTGGGGGCCTGGCGGGACTGGACGCTGGTGCGCATGCTCCGGGAGCTGGGGGACAACCTGCGGTCGCCACAGCTCCGCCTCTGGTCCCTCTGGTGGGTCTTCAACTCGGCCGCCTACTACCTGATCGTCTACTACGTGCACATCCTGTGGAACGTGGTCCACCCCACCACGGACTCCACCTCGGTCTACAACGGGGGGGCGGACGCCGCGTCCACCCTGCTCG GTGCCATCACCTCGTTCTCTGCGGGCTTCGTGAAGATCCACTGGGCGCTGTGGGCGAAGCTGGTCATCGCGGGCGTGACGGCGGCGCAGGCCATGCTGGTCTTCCTCATGTACAGCACCAACAACATCTGGCTGTGCTACGTGGCTTTTGTGCTCTTCCGTGGTGCCTACCAGTTCCTGGTGCCCATTGCCAC TTTTCAGATCGCGTCTTCTCTCTCTAAAGAGCTTTGTGCCCTGGTCTTCGGAGTCAACACATTCCTTGCCACCGTCCTCAAGACCATCATCACTCTCATTGTTTCTGACAAGCGGGGTCTAGGCCTCCCAGTCCACTCACAG CGTGTTACTGCTTGTTGA
- the SLC19A1 gene encoding reduced folate transporter isoform X3, giving the protein MVPSSQAAEKQMPAEPGPDPELKSWRCLVLYLCFYGFMAQLRPGESFITPYLLGPDKNFTREQVTNEITPVLSYSYLAVLVPVFLLTDYLRYKPVLVLQGLSYVAVWLLLCLGRSVLHMQLMELFYSVTMAARIAYSSYIFSLVRPARYQRMAGYSRAATLLGVFTSSVLGQLLVSVGGVSFSTLNYISLGLLAFSLLLALFLKRPRRSLFFNRDAPVCRGAAPSELDRMNPDAKPGRALLGAWRDWTLVRMLRELGDNLRSPQLRLWSLWWVFNSAAYYLIVYYVHILWNVVHPTTDSTSVYNGGADAASTLLGAITSFSAGFVKIHWALWAKLVIAGVTAAQAMLVFLMYSTNNIWLCYVAFVLFRGAYQFLVPIATSPAGRSCSHPRPQHSGAPRPLSSSWKASWRTGS; this is encoded by the exons ATGGTGCCCTCCAGCCAGGCGGCGGAGAAGCAGATGCCCGCGGAGCCGGGGCCGGACCCTGAGCTCAAGTCCTGGAGGTGCCTGGTGCTCTATCTGTGTTTCTACGGCTTCATGGCGCAGTTGCGGCCCGGGGAGAGCTTCATCACACCCTACCTCTTGGGCCCCGATAAGAACTTCACACGGGAACAG GTCACCAACGAGATCACGCCGGTGCTGTCCTACTCCTACCTGGCGGTGCTGGTGCCCGTGTTCCTGCTGACCGACTACCTGCGCTACAAGCCGGTGCTGGTGCTGCAGGGCCTGAGCTACGTGGCCGTGTGGCTCTTGCTGTGCCTGGGCCGCTCCGTGCTGCACATGCAGCTCATGGAGCTCTTCTACAGCGTCACCATGGCCGCCCGCATCGCCTACTCCTCCTACATCTTCTCGCTCGTGCGCCCCGCCCGCTACCAGCGCATGGCCGGCTACTCGCGCGCGGCCACGCTGCTCGGTGTCTTCACCAGCTCCGTGCTGGGCCAGCTGCTCGTCAGCGTGGGCGGGGTGTCCTTCTCCACGCTCAACTACATCTCGCTCGGCCTCCTCGCCTTCAGCCTGCTCCTCGCCCTCTTCCTGAAGCGCCCCAGACGCAGCCTCTTCTTCAACCGCGACGCCCCTGTGTGCCGCGGGGCCGCGCCCTCCGAGCTGGACCGCATGAACCCGGACGCCAAGCCGGGCCGGGCGCTGCTGGGGGCCTGGCGGGACTGGACGCTGGTGCGCATGCTCCGGGAGCTGGGGGACAACCTGCGGTCGCCACAGCTCCGCCTCTGGTCCCTCTGGTGGGTCTTCAACTCGGCCGCCTACTACCTGATCGTCTACTACGTGCACATCCTGTGGAACGTGGTCCACCCCACCACGGACTCCACCTCGGTCTACAACGGGGGGGCGGACGCCGCGTCCACCCTGCTCG GTGCCATCACCTCGTTCTCTGCGGGCTTCGTGAAGATCCACTGGGCGCTGTGGGCGAAGCTGGTCATCGCGGGCGTGACGGCGGCGCAGGCCATGCTGGTCTTCCTCATGTACAGCACCAACAACATCTGGCTGTGCTACGTGGCTTTTGTGCTCTTCCGTGGTGCCTACCAGTTCCTGGTGCCCATTGCCAC AAGCCCGGCGGGTCGGTCTTGCTCCCACCCCAGACCCCAGCACAGCGGAGCCCCTCGGCCTCTGTCATCCTCTTGGAAGGCTTCTTGG AGGACCGGGAGCTGA
- the SLC19A1 gene encoding reduced folate transporter isoform X1 yields the protein MVPSSQAAEKQMPAEPGPDPELKSWRCLVLYLCFYGFMAQLRPGESFITPYLLGPDKNFTREQVTNEITPVLSYSYLAVLVPVFLLTDYLRYKPVLVLQGLSYVAVWLLLCLGRSVLHMQLMELFYSVTMAARIAYSSYIFSLVRPARYQRMAGYSRAATLLGVFTSSVLGQLLVSVGGVSFSTLNYISLGLLAFSLLLALFLKRPRRSLFFNRDAPVCRGAAPSELDRMNPDAKPGRALLGAWRDWTLVRMLRELGDNLRSPQLRLWSLWWVFNSAAYYLIVYYVHILWNVVHPTTDSTSVYNGGADAASTLLGAITSFSAGFVKIHWALWAKLVIAGVTAAQAMLVFLMYSTNNIWLCYVAFVLFRGAYQFLVPIATFQIASSLSKELCALVFGVNTFLATVLKTIITLIVSDKRGLGLPVHSQFLVYFVYFLVLFGVYLLGAVLVALQHFQASRRAPPPPELRSPAEEKAMQVLGGQDSGLSSLQPEALPLASQEQNQQPEAKA from the exons ATGGTGCCCTCCAGCCAGGCGGCGGAGAAGCAGATGCCCGCGGAGCCGGGGCCGGACCCTGAGCTCAAGTCCTGGAGGTGCCTGGTGCTCTATCTGTGTTTCTACGGCTTCATGGCGCAGTTGCGGCCCGGGGAGAGCTTCATCACACCCTACCTCTTGGGCCCCGATAAGAACTTCACACGGGAACAG GTCACCAACGAGATCACGCCGGTGCTGTCCTACTCCTACCTGGCGGTGCTGGTGCCCGTGTTCCTGCTGACCGACTACCTGCGCTACAAGCCGGTGCTGGTGCTGCAGGGCCTGAGCTACGTGGCCGTGTGGCTCTTGCTGTGCCTGGGCCGCTCCGTGCTGCACATGCAGCTCATGGAGCTCTTCTACAGCGTCACCATGGCCGCCCGCATCGCCTACTCCTCCTACATCTTCTCGCTCGTGCGCCCCGCCCGCTACCAGCGCATGGCCGGCTACTCGCGCGCGGCCACGCTGCTCGGTGTCTTCACCAGCTCCGTGCTGGGCCAGCTGCTCGTCAGCGTGGGCGGGGTGTCCTTCTCCACGCTCAACTACATCTCGCTCGGCCTCCTCGCCTTCAGCCTGCTCCTCGCCCTCTTCCTGAAGCGCCCCAGACGCAGCCTCTTCTTCAACCGCGACGCCCCTGTGTGCCGCGGGGCCGCGCCCTCCGAGCTGGACCGCATGAACCCGGACGCCAAGCCGGGCCGGGCGCTGCTGGGGGCCTGGCGGGACTGGACGCTGGTGCGCATGCTCCGGGAGCTGGGGGACAACCTGCGGTCGCCACAGCTCCGCCTCTGGTCCCTCTGGTGGGTCTTCAACTCGGCCGCCTACTACCTGATCGTCTACTACGTGCACATCCTGTGGAACGTGGTCCACCCCACCACGGACTCCACCTCGGTCTACAACGGGGGGGCGGACGCCGCGTCCACCCTGCTCG GTGCCATCACCTCGTTCTCTGCGGGCTTCGTGAAGATCCACTGGGCGCTGTGGGCGAAGCTGGTCATCGCGGGCGTGACGGCGGCGCAGGCCATGCTGGTCTTCCTCATGTACAGCACCAACAACATCTGGCTGTGCTACGTGGCTTTTGTGCTCTTCCGTGGTGCCTACCAGTTCCTGGTGCCCATTGCCAC TTTTCAGATCGCGTCTTCTCTCTCTAAAGAGCTTTGTGCCCTGGTCTTCGGAGTCAACACATTCCTTGCCACCGTCCTCAAGACCATCATCACTCTCATTGTTTCTGACAAGCGGGGTCTAGGCCTCCCAGTCCACTCACAG TTTCTTGTCTACTTCGTGTACTTCCTGGTGCTGTTTGGTGTCTACCTCTTGGGGGCCGTGCTGGTGGCCCTGCAGCACTTCCAGGCCAGCCGCCGCGCGCCCCCACCCCCGGAGCTGAGGAGCCCTGCCGAGGAGAAGGCCATGCAGGTGCTGGGCGGACAGGACAGCGGCCTCAGCAGCCTGCAGCCCGAGGCCCTGCCACTGGCCTCCCAGGAGCAGAACCAGCAGCCCGAGGCCAAAGCCTGA